In Arthrobacter sp. SLBN-83, one DNA window encodes the following:
- a CDS encoding transglycosylase domain-containing protein has translation MAKKRKRRQGFNAALGRILGFLAASVMCGVLVASLVVPAVAAAGMGVSSSIDFFEKLPSELTVQPPSQATKVLTADGQTIATFYAENRVQVPLDQMSPFIKNGIIAIEDSRFYEHAGVDPQGILRALVSNLTKGGEQGASTITQQYVTNVLNEAQLSQDRPDAVVLNGQKNLGDKLREMKLAVTLEKKYSKDQILEGYLNIVFFSSNAYGIEAAARHFFSTTAKDLTLPQAALLAGVVNSPTLYNPATNPDKSIVRRNQVLGEMLRLGKITQAQHDEAVATPIQLKISPQQQGCANATMAPYFCDYISHLILNNPAYGPTEAERERRLYRGGLTIVTTLDSRLQAAAQAQVDGTAGANPDHWAASLVSIQPGSGKILAMAQNTVFLPQPGKFDTNLNFNVDARDAQGNDLNGSGGFQPGSTMKPFTFAEWLNEGKTLTAEVDASRRVYPLGFPWRDSCGKVLGAYSTAQANPALGAADDLQNAEDGFYRPMPVNYGLYNSINTATFASASQLDFCGIQKMVDAVGLHSGLDSSPVNMHQLGNLLGGTGVAPLTLANAFATFATEGQFCAPIALVEIKDAAGAKLPAQAPDCHGAVKPDVARGVNSVLQDVLKKGSGVWINPKVQDKVPTAAKTGTSNNNGSTWVVGYTTGLVTASFFGDALEGQKRAGQNVTINGTFYPRLDGYMIAGPQWANYMLKVAPLYPAGPFAPPPASMIGPNPNYKP, from the coding sequence ATGGCGAAGAAGCGGAAGCGCAGGCAGGGTTTCAACGCGGCCTTGGGAAGGATCCTGGGGTTCCTGGCAGCCAGTGTCATGTGCGGCGTCCTGGTGGCGAGCCTGGTGGTTCCTGCCGTCGCCGCAGCGGGGATGGGGGTTAGCTCCTCCATTGATTTCTTCGAAAAGCTGCCCTCGGAGCTCACGGTGCAGCCGCCGTCGCAGGCCACGAAGGTCCTGACCGCGGACGGGCAGACAATCGCGACGTTCTATGCGGAAAACCGGGTGCAGGTGCCGCTGGACCAGATGTCGCCTTTCATCAAGAACGGCATCATCGCCATCGAGGACAGCCGCTTCTACGAGCACGCCGGCGTGGATCCGCAGGGGATCCTGCGGGCCCTGGTGTCCAACCTGACCAAGGGCGGCGAGCAGGGCGCGTCCACCATCACGCAGCAGTACGTGACCAACGTCCTGAACGAGGCGCAACTCTCCCAGGACCGGCCGGACGCGGTGGTCTTGAACGGGCAAAAGAACCTGGGCGACAAGCTGCGGGAAATGAAGCTCGCCGTCACCCTGGAAAAGAAATACAGCAAGGACCAGATCCTTGAGGGCTACCTCAACATCGTGTTCTTCAGCAGCAACGCGTACGGCATTGAAGCTGCAGCCCGCCACTTCTTCAGCACTACGGCGAAAGACCTCACGCTCCCCCAGGCGGCCTTGCTGGCCGGCGTGGTCAACAGCCCCACCCTGTACAACCCGGCCACCAACCCGGACAAGTCCATCGTGCGGCGGAACCAGGTCCTGGGCGAGATGCTGCGGCTGGGCAAGATCACCCAGGCCCAGCACGACGAAGCCGTGGCGACGCCCATCCAGTTGAAGATCAGCCCCCAGCAGCAGGGCTGCGCCAATGCCACCATGGCTCCTTACTTCTGCGACTACATTTCCCACCTGATCCTGAATAATCCCGCGTATGGCCCAACCGAAGCTGAACGCGAGCGGCGGCTCTACCGCGGCGGCCTGACCATCGTCACCACCCTGGACAGCCGGCTCCAGGCCGCTGCCCAAGCACAGGTGGATGGAACAGCAGGAGCGAACCCGGACCATTGGGCGGCATCGCTGGTCAGCATCCAGCCCGGCAGCGGCAAGATCCTGGCAATGGCCCAAAACACGGTTTTCCTTCCGCAGCCCGGAAAGTTCGATACCAACCTGAACTTCAACGTGGATGCCAGGGACGCTCAGGGGAATGACCTTAACGGTTCCGGCGGGTTCCAGCCGGGATCCACCATGAAGCCCTTCACGTTTGCCGAGTGGCTGAACGAGGGCAAGACGCTCACCGCCGAAGTGGACGCTTCACGTCGCGTCTATCCGCTGGGGTTCCCTTGGAGGGACAGCTGCGGGAAGGTTCTTGGGGCCTACAGCACAGCCCAGGCAAACCCGGCCCTTGGCGCTGCCGATGACCTGCAGAATGCCGAAGACGGGTTCTACCGGCCCATGCCCGTCAACTACGGCCTCTACAACTCCATCAACACCGCCACCTTCGCTTCCGCTTCCCAGCTGGATTTCTGCGGCATCCAGAAGATGGTGGATGCCGTGGGCCTGCACAGCGGCCTGGACAGCTCGCCTGTCAACATGCACCAGCTGGGCAACCTGCTGGGCGGCACGGGCGTCGCTCCCCTCACGCTGGCAAACGCCTTTGCCACCTTTGCCACGGAGGGCCAGTTCTGTGCACCGATCGCACTGGTGGAGATCAAGGATGCTGCCGGAGCCAAGCTGCCGGCCCAGGCGCCGGACTGCCATGGTGCGGTCAAACCGGACGTGGCCCGGGGTGTTAACTCCGTGCTGCAGGATGTCCTGAAGAAGGGCTCGGGCGTCTGGATCAACCCCAAAGTGCAGGACAAGGTTCCCACGGCAGCCAAGACCGGAACTTCCAACAACAACGGCTCCACCTGGGTGGTGGGGTACACCACCGGCCTGGTGACGGCATCTTTCTTTGGTGATGCACTGGAAGGCCAAAAACGGGCAGGCCAGAACGTGACCATCAACGGCACCTTCTACCCGCGCTTGGACGGGTACATGATTGCTGGACCTCAATGGGCTAACTACATGCTCAAGGTGGCGCCGCTCTACCCGGCAGGCCCATTCGCACCGCCTCCCGCTT
- a CDS encoding PadR family transcriptional regulator, with protein MNGLFDDKNPRPGFGRGRFERGRGHKGPHGHRGPGFGPGFGPGFGPGFGPGFGPGFGPGFGRGGRRASRGDVRAAILSLLAEAPSNGYGLIKTIAAKTGGMWRPSPGSIYPTLQQLVDEGLIEALSEGRGTEFALTDAGKAYVAEHAEEMENAWNAEPDSADRDFHQSIGKLMGAIHQFRSGVSEEQRAAAIEKMDETRRALYKILAD; from the coding sequence ATGAACGGCCTGTTTGATGACAAAAATCCCCGTCCTGGGTTCGGCCGGGGACGCTTCGAGCGGGGAAGGGGCCACAAAGGTCCGCACGGGCACAGGGGTCCCGGCTTTGGCCCGGGGTTTGGCCCCGGATTCGGTCCCGGTTTTGGGCCAGGCTTTGGCCCGGGTTTTGGTCCCGGCTTCGGGCGGGGCGGCCGGCGGGCCAGCCGGGGTGATGTCCGCGCGGCGATCCTCTCGCTGCTGGCGGAGGCGCCTTCGAATGGTTACGGACTGATCAAGACCATCGCCGCAAAGACCGGCGGGATGTGGCGCCCCAGCCCCGGATCGATCTATCCCACACTGCAGCAACTGGTGGACGAAGGCCTGATCGAGGCCCTCAGCGAGGGCCGGGGAACTGAGTTTGCCCTGACCGACGCGGGCAAGGCCTACGTGGCGGAGCATGCGGAGGAAATGGAGAACGCCTGGAACGCCGAGCCGGACAGTGCTGACCGGGACTTCCACCAGAGCATTGGCAAGCTCATGGGGGCCATTCACCAGTTCCGCAGCGGAGTGTCGGAGGAACAGCGGGCCGCCGCCATTGAGAAAATGGACGAAACGCGGCGCGCGCTCTACAAGATCCTCGCGGACTAG
- a CDS encoding ammonium transporter: MEITAQHVWLMISAAMVLLMTPGLGLFYGGMTRAKAALNMIMMSFISVGIVGVVWVLWGYSMTTGNGFLGLFGNPFTSFGLQDLMGSPDLLKAGYSATFAIITVALISGAIADRAKFSAWALFVPVWITVIYCPLAYMIWGGGLMSAGGAVTRIFGQVIDFAGGAVVEISSGTAALVLAVIVGQRHGFAKDPNHRPHNIPFIMLGAAILWFGWFGFNGGAATSVEQAGLIWINTLVAPSAAMLSWLVTEKIRHGHPTSLGAASGVVAGLVAITPSCANISPVAAIGLGLVAGAACCVFVDLKYRFGLDDSLDVVGVHLGAGLIGTLALGFIALPVDGMGGGLFYGGGAQQLIAQAAAVVITLLLSGIGTAVIAGIINKAVGFRVSHEAETAGVDLSEHAETAYAFGEMGSGFSSLGHMLGHHGTAPAAVPADRRAKEDSFA, translated from the coding sequence GTGGAAATCACTGCCCAACACGTCTGGCTGATGATTTCGGCCGCAATGGTACTGCTGATGACGCCCGGGCTTGGCCTCTTCTACGGCGGCATGACCCGCGCCAAGGCGGCCCTCAACATGATCATGATGAGCTTCATCTCGGTAGGGATTGTTGGCGTGGTGTGGGTCCTCTGGGGTTACTCGATGACCACCGGCAACGGCTTCCTTGGGCTGTTTGGCAATCCCTTCACCAGCTTCGGGCTGCAGGACCTGATGGGTTCCCCTGACCTGCTCAAGGCCGGCTACAGCGCCACCTTCGCCATCATCACCGTGGCCCTGATCAGCGGGGCCATCGCCGACCGCGCCAAGTTCAGCGCCTGGGCACTGTTTGTGCCGGTATGGATCACTGTCATCTATTGCCCGCTTGCCTACATGATCTGGGGCGGCGGATTGATGAGTGCCGGCGGGGCCGTCACCCGGATCTTCGGCCAGGTCATCGACTTCGCCGGCGGCGCCGTCGTCGAAATCAGCTCGGGCACGGCAGCCCTGGTGCTGGCCGTCATCGTGGGCCAGCGCCATGGATTCGCCAAGGACCCCAACCACCGCCCCCACAACATCCCCTTCATCATGCTGGGCGCGGCCATCCTCTGGTTTGGCTGGTTCGGTTTCAACGGCGGTGCGGCCACCAGCGTCGAACAGGCCGGCCTCATTTGGATCAACACCCTGGTAGCCCCTTCTGCGGCAATGCTGAGCTGGCTGGTCACCGAAAAGATCCGCCACGGACACCCCACCTCCCTGGGCGCGGCCTCCGGTGTTGTGGCCGGCCTGGTGGCAATCACCCCGTCCTGCGCCAACATCAGCCCAGTGGCAGCAATCGGACTGGGCCTGGTGGCGGGAGCCGCGTGCTGCGTCTTCGTGGACCTCAAATACCGCTTCGGCCTGGACGACTCGCTGGACGTGGTGGGCGTCCACCTCGGCGCCGGCCTCATCGGCACCCTGGCACTCGGCTTCATCGCCTTGCCCGTAGACGGCATGGGCGGCGGACTCTTCTACGGCGGCGGTGCCCAGCAGCTCATCGCCCAGGCAGCCGCCGTCGTCATCACCTTGCTCCTGTCCGGCATCGGGACGGCGGTTATCGCCGGGATCATCAATAAGGCCGTGGGCTTCCGCGTCAGCCACGAGGCAGAAACTGCCGGCGTGGACCTGTCCGAGCACGCCGAGACCGCCTACGCGTTCGGGGAGATGGGCTCTGGATTCAGCAGCCTGGGCCACATGCTGGGGCACCACGGAACTGCTCCTGCCGCTGTCCCCGCGGATCGGCGCGCGAAGGAAGATTCCTTCGCGTAG
- a CDS encoding carbon-nitrogen hydrolase family protein, with amino-acid sequence MRIAVAQIISGADTAANLELVWDYAAQAKNAGAQLVVFPEATMRAFGHSLKDIAEPVDGPWASEVRRMARELEITVVAGMFTPGQDGRVRNTLLVTGPGVEASYDKVHLFDAFGFTESKTVDAGEAPVTFELDGTVFGLATCYDVRFPGLFTANANAGAQVNIVCASWGAGPGKAEQWDLLVRARALDSTTFVVACGQGDPQAIGAGPAGTAPTGIGHSAVVTPLGKAVVALGGKPELAVVDIDPSTVDGVRAKLPVLANARKF; translated from the coding sequence ATGCGTATCGCAGTAGCGCAGATCATCAGCGGCGCCGACACCGCCGCCAACCTTGAGCTGGTGTGGGACTACGCTGCCCAGGCAAAGAACGCCGGCGCGCAGTTGGTGGTCTTCCCGGAGGCAACCATGCGTGCCTTCGGCCACTCCCTGAAGGACATCGCCGAACCCGTTGACGGCCCGTGGGCCAGCGAGGTCCGCAGGATGGCGCGGGAGCTGGAGATCACGGTCGTGGCCGGCATGTTCACTCCGGGCCAGGACGGCCGGGTCCGCAATACGCTGCTGGTCACCGGTCCCGGAGTGGAGGCCTCCTACGACAAGGTCCACCTTTTCGACGCCTTCGGCTTCACGGAGTCAAAAACAGTGGATGCGGGGGAAGCACCCGTGACCTTCGAGTTGGACGGAACGGTCTTCGGCCTGGCCACGTGCTACGACGTCCGCTTTCCGGGCTTGTTCACGGCCAACGCCAACGCAGGAGCGCAGGTGAACATCGTCTGCGCGTCCTGGGGCGCAGGTCCGGGCAAGGCCGAACAATGGGACCTCCTGGTGCGCGCCCGGGCGCTGGACAGCACCACCTTCGTGGTCGCATGCGGCCAGGGCGACCCCCAGGCCATCGGCGCGGGCCCGGCAGGAACGGCACCCACCGGAATCGGGCACAGCGCCGTCGTCACCCCCTTGGGCAAGGCGGTGGTGGCGTTGGGGGGCAAGCCGGAACTCGCCGTCGTCGATATCGATCCCTCAACTGTGGACGGCGTCCGCGCCAAGCTGCCGGTCCTGGCCAACGCCCGCAAGTTCTGA
- a CDS encoding DUF2630 family protein — protein sequence MNDQDILTHIQALVEEEHSLREGSEGGQPDPARLKYVEESLDQCWDLLRQRRAKKDSGENPDDAEARPISEVEGYRQ from the coding sequence ATGAATGATCAGGACATTTTGACGCACATCCAGGCCCTGGTGGAGGAGGAGCACTCGCTGCGGGAGGGTTCTGAAGGCGGCCAGCCGGACCCCGCGCGGCTGAAGTACGTGGAAGAGAGCCTGGACCAGTGCTGGGACCTGCTGCGCCAGCGCCGCGCCAAGAAGGACTCAGGCGAGAACCCAGACGACGCCGAAGCCCGACCCATCAGCGAGGTTGAGGGCTACCGGCAGTAA
- a CDS encoding DUF202 domain-containing protein, translated as MPSRAPAPHGDPGLQPERTALAWGRTMLALVTASAFFLRWLPTYGAPILMLPVVSGGAALAIYLTQRRRYRERSHGLAGESIEADLPAVLWTAVAGVALGVLGIVVVLAS; from the coding sequence GTGCCGTCCCGCGCACCCGCACCCCATGGCGATCCCGGGCTCCAGCCGGAGCGGACGGCCCTTGCGTGGGGCCGGACCATGCTGGCGCTGGTAACCGCGAGCGCCTTCTTCCTGCGCTGGCTTCCCACGTACGGGGCGCCCATCCTGATGCTGCCGGTGGTTTCGGGGGGCGCTGCCCTTGCCATCTACCTCACCCAGCGCCGCCGGTACCGGGAGAGGTCCCATGGGCTGGCCGGTGAGAGCATCGAAGCGGACCTGCCCGCGGTGCTGTGGACCGCAGTGGCTGGAGTCGCGCTGGGCGTGCTGGGCATCGTTGTGGTCCTGGCCAGTTGA
- a CDS encoding YidH family protein, giving the protein MINSEQPSGQAVPPSRGRIAERLLPGGEEPDPRFTLANERTFLAWIRTSLALLAGGIAIEAFTSGLFIEPVRKGLAVLLLLLGMMLSGGAAVRWLRVERSMRSKAPLPLPLFVPLLAGAGALAAAVVLVFILWR; this is encoded by the coding sequence GTGATCAACAGTGAGCAGCCGTCCGGTCAGGCGGTCCCGCCGTCGCGCGGAAGAATCGCGGAACGGCTGCTGCCCGGAGGTGAGGAACCGGACCCCCGTTTCACCCTTGCCAACGAGCGCACCTTCCTGGCCTGGATCCGCACGTCCCTTGCGCTGCTGGCGGGCGGCATCGCCATCGAGGCGTTCACGTCCGGCCTCTTCATCGAACCTGTCCGCAAAGGCCTGGCGGTCCTTCTACTGCTGCTGGGCATGATGCTGAGTGGCGGGGCGGCGGTGCGCTGGCTCCGGGTGGAACGGAGCATGCGCAGCAAAGCCCCGCTGCCGCTGCCGCTGTTTGTGCCCCTGTTGGCCGGGGCAGGCGCGCTGGCTGCCGCCGTCGTTCTGGTCTTTATCCTCTGGCGCTGA
- the lhgO gene encoding L-2-hydroxyglutarate oxidase: protein MERTDYCVIGGGIVGLATAYQLLRKQPGASLVLLEAAETLASHQTGHNSGVIHSGIYYAPGSLKARFSKAGAQQTKDFCREHGIRYAEPGKLLVATSEVELARLDSLEERAAIHGLDCERIDQPELSRREPNVAGLGALFIPSTGIVDYREVARRLAELVTEAGGRVMTGARVTSIVEHPDRVEVGAGQERYSCRRLVACAGLQSDRLAELAGMAIDVQIIPFRGEYFELPTAKSDYVRHLIYPVPDPELPFLGVHLTPTISGSITVGPNAVLGLAREGYPKFSVDLKDVARYVRFPGLWHVAWSNAATAVREARNSLFKGSYLQECRKYAPGLAKADLLPYEAGIRAQAVRRDGTLLHDFLLAETDRMIHVLNAPSPAATAALPIGEHLADKAALRPAA from the coding sequence GTGGAGCGGACAGACTACTGCGTTATCGGCGGCGGGATTGTGGGCCTGGCAACCGCCTACCAGCTGCTGCGGAAGCAGCCGGGAGCCTCGTTGGTCCTGCTGGAGGCCGCGGAGACGCTGGCATCCCACCAGACCGGCCACAACAGCGGGGTGATCCATTCCGGCATCTACTACGCCCCGGGCAGCTTGAAGGCGCGGTTCAGCAAGGCCGGGGCGCAGCAGACCAAGGACTTTTGCCGGGAGCACGGCATCAGGTACGCCGAGCCGGGCAAGCTGTTAGTGGCTACCTCGGAGGTGGAGCTGGCCCGGCTTGACAGCCTGGAGGAACGCGCTGCCATCCACGGACTGGACTGCGAACGCATCGACCAGCCAGAACTCAGCCGGCGCGAGCCCAACGTTGCAGGACTGGGCGCACTGTTCATTCCCAGCACCGGCATCGTGGACTACCGGGAGGTAGCCCGCAGGCTGGCGGAGCTCGTCACGGAGGCCGGCGGACGCGTCATGACGGGAGCCAGGGTGACCTCCATCGTGGAACATCCGGACCGCGTGGAGGTGGGAGCCGGACAGGAACGGTATTCCTGCCGCCGGCTGGTGGCCTGCGCCGGCCTGCAGTCGGACCGGCTGGCGGAGCTGGCCGGAATGGCCATCGACGTCCAGATCATTCCCTTCCGCGGTGAGTACTTTGAGCTGCCGACGGCCAAGTCGGACTACGTCCGCCACCTCATCTACCCCGTACCGGACCCCGAACTGCCCTTCCTGGGCGTGCACCTGACCCCAACCATCAGTGGCAGCATCACGGTGGGACCCAACGCGGTGCTGGGCCTGGCCCGCGAGGGGTATCCAAAGTTTTCCGTGGATCTGAAGGACGTGGCCCGCTACGTGCGCTTCCCCGGACTGTGGCACGTGGCCTGGTCCAACGCCGCCACCGCGGTGCGCGAAGCCAGGAACTCCTTGTTCAAAGGCAGTTACCTGCAGGAGTGCCGCAAATACGCTCCCGGCCTGGCCAAGGCGGACCTGCTGCCGTACGAGGCCGGCATCAGGGCACAGGCCGTGCGCCGTGACGGGACGCTCCTCCATGATTTCCTGCTGGCGGAGACGGACCGGATGATCCACGTGCTGAACGCGCCGTCACCCGCCGCCACCGCTGCCCTGCCAATCGGTGAACATTTGGCAGACAAGGCCGCGCTCCGGCCGGCAGCCTGA
- a CDS encoding YnfA family protein, which yields MGIPEDTINIFKTIVLFVLAAAAEIGGAWLVWQAVREGKDWWWAGLGVIALGVYGFVATLQPDAHFGRILAAYGGVFVAGSLAWGVAFDGFHPDRWDIAGSLVCLLGVAVIMFAPRSGG from the coding sequence GTGGGCATTCCGGAGGACACCATCAACATTTTCAAGACCATTGTGCTGTTCGTGCTTGCCGCCGCCGCGGAAATCGGCGGTGCATGGCTGGTGTGGCAGGCCGTCCGTGAAGGGAAGGACTGGTGGTGGGCGGGGCTCGGGGTAATTGCGCTTGGCGTGTATGGCTTTGTGGCCACCCTCCAGCCGGATGCGCACTTCGGGAGGATCCTCGCTGCCTACGGCGGAGTGTTTGTGGCGGGTTCCTTGGCGTGGGGCGTGGCCTTTGACGGCTTCCACCCGGACCGGTGGGACATCGCCGGATCCCTGGTGTGCCTGCTGGGTGTTGCGGTGATTATGTTTGCCCCGCGGAGCGGGGGATAA
- a CDS encoding LLM class flavin-dependent oxidoreductase yields MERIGFLSFGHWGPGQGSRTRTAADALLQGIDLAVAAEELGVNGAFFRVHHFARQQASPFPLLSAIAARTSRIEIGTGVIDMRYENPLYMAEEAAAADLISGGRLQLGISRGSPEPALEGASAFGYRPQPGETDADMARRHTDVFRKAITGAGMAQADPRYAGGATGLLPIQPQSPGLAERIWWGAGTRKTAVWAAELGMNLMSSTLLTEDTGVPFHELQAEQIQLFRDAWAAAGHPHTPRVSVSRSVLPIVDEEDNYYFAGSALRDGRDQVGVIDGTTARFGKSYVGPPDLLAEQLAADTAVQAADILLLTVPNQLGVEFNAKLLGTIVQHVAPALGWSR; encoded by the coding sequence ATGGAGCGTATCGGATTCCTTTCATTCGGCCACTGGGGCCCCGGCCAGGGTTCCCGCACCAGGACAGCAGCGGACGCCCTGCTCCAGGGTATTGACCTGGCGGTTGCCGCTGAGGAGCTGGGAGTGAATGGCGCCTTCTTCCGGGTCCACCACTTCGCCCGCCAGCAGGCATCGCCGTTTCCCCTCCTCTCCGCCATCGCCGCCCGCACCAGCCGGATCGAGATCGGTACCGGCGTCATTGACATGCGCTACGAAAATCCGCTTTATATGGCGGAGGAGGCTGCAGCTGCGGACCTGATCAGCGGTGGCAGGCTGCAGCTGGGCATCAGCCGTGGTTCACCCGAGCCCGCCCTGGAAGGCGCGTCGGCTTTTGGCTACCGCCCGCAGCCGGGGGAGACCGACGCTGACATGGCCCGGCGCCACACGGACGTTTTCCGCAAGGCCATCACCGGTGCCGGCATGGCCCAGGCCGATCCCCGGTACGCAGGCGGTGCCACCGGCCTCCTGCCCATCCAGCCGCAGTCCCCGGGGCTGGCGGAACGGATCTGGTGGGGTGCCGGCACCAGGAAAACAGCGGTGTGGGCCGCGGAACTGGGCATGAACCTGATGAGCTCCACCCTGCTCACCGAGGACACCGGCGTTCCTTTCCATGAGCTCCAGGCCGAACAGATCCAGCTGTTCAGGGATGCGTGGGCCGCGGCAGGACACCCTCACACCCCGCGTGTTTCGGTCAGCCGCAGCGTCCTGCCCATCGTTGATGAAGAGGACAACTACTACTTCGCAGGCAGCGCCCTCCGCGACGGCCGGGACCAGGTGGGCGTTATCGACGGCACCACCGCCCGGTTCGGCAAGAGCTATGTGGGGCCGCCGGACCTCCTGGCGGAGCAGCTTGCTGCCGACACCGCTGTACAGGCGGCGGACATCCTGCTGCTGACCGTCCCCAACCAGCTGGGCGTGGAGTTCAACGCCAAGCTGCTGGGCACCATCGTGCAGCACGTTGCTCCGGCCCTGGGATGGAGCCGATAG
- a CDS encoding ferredoxin reductase, producing MIRLRQLAQAASVLTTPLSPEDILSLFNPVYSARQLRGVVTRVVQETAQSATIFFRPGRGWKAHLAGQWARIGVELDGVRHWRSYSLSAPAGKDPAITVTDVGAVSGTLVRTTKPGDVLFLAPPQGDFVLPEHPRPLLMVTAGSGITPVMSMIRTLVPRRPDADVVLVHSARTRDDSLFREELAELADQFPNFRLAHWYTGEQGRMDFSSTKELDEICPDWKERAAYACGPDSFLDDAEALWKRAALTTRAPGTDVAVAGSAGNLMIERFNTTFNAGVGHDGGLVTFEASDREVEADGDTPILDIGEDAGVLMPSGCRMGICHSCLTPLLAGQVRDLRTGEIHGEPGQLIQTCVSAAAGPVNLEL from the coding sequence ATGATCCGGCTACGACAGCTGGCCCAAGCGGCTTCAGTACTCACCACCCCTTTGTCGCCCGAGGACATCCTCTCGCTTTTCAACCCTGTCTACTCTGCGAGGCAGCTGCGGGGCGTGGTTACCCGGGTGGTCCAGGAGACCGCCCAGTCTGCCACCATCTTCTTTCGTCCCGGCCGCGGCTGGAAGGCGCACCTTGCAGGCCAGTGGGCGCGCATCGGCGTCGAACTCGACGGTGTCCGCCACTGGCGGTCCTACTCGCTCAGCGCACCGGCCGGCAAGGATCCGGCCATCACCGTCACCGACGTCGGTGCCGTCTCCGGCACCCTGGTGCGCACCACCAAGCCCGGCGACGTCCTGTTCCTGGCGCCCCCGCAGGGTGATTTCGTCCTGCCGGAGCATCCCCGTCCCCTTCTGATGGTCACGGCCGGCAGCGGCATCACCCCGGTGATGTCCATGATCCGTACCTTGGTTCCACGGCGCCCGGATGCCGACGTCGTGCTGGTACATTCAGCCCGCACGCGGGATGACAGCCTGTTCCGTGAGGAACTGGCTGAGCTTGCCGATCAGTTCCCGAATTTCCGGCTGGCGCATTGGTACACCGGCGAGCAGGGCCGCATGGACTTCTCCAGCACCAAGGAGCTGGACGAGATTTGCCCGGACTGGAAGGAACGGGCAGCCTACGCCTGCGGCCCGGACAGCTTCCTTGATGACGCCGAGGCGTTGTGGAAGCGGGCCGCCCTGACCACACGGGCGCCCGGCACCGACGTGGCGGTGGCCGGCAGTGCCGGCAACCTGATGATCGAACGCTTCAACACCACCTTCAACGCTGGTGTGGGGCACGACGGCGGCCTGGTCACCTTTGAAGCCAGCGACCGGGAGGTGGAGGCCGACGGCGACACCCCCATCCTGGACATCGGCGAGGACGCCGGGGTGCTGATGCCCAGCGGATGCCGTATGGGGATTTGCCACAGCTGCCTTACGCCACTGCTTGCAGGGCAGGTCCGCGACCTCCGTACCGGGGAAATCCATGGCGAACCCGGCCAACTGATCCAAACGTGTGTTTCGGCAGCCGCCGGACCCGTCAACCTCGAACTCTGA